Proteins from a single region of Larus michahellis chromosome 13, bLarMic1.1, whole genome shotgun sequence:
- the RNF34 gene encoding E3 ubiquitin-protein ligase RNF34 isoform X1 → MKAGATSMWASCCGLLNEVMGTGAVRGQQAGFGGGAGPFRFAPNTDFSAYPSPAAAGTNIVCKACGLSFSVFRKKHVCCDCKKDFCSVCSVLQENLRRCSTCHLLQETAFQRPQLMRLKVKDLRQYLILRNIPTDMCREKEDLVDLVLCHHGLGSEEDMDASSLHSSRSQTSGFFTHPFSMSVSVSSQGELANRRGSTGNGTPLRGQTETSSINNEEEESAEEQTPGLSRKRARASLSDISSLEDIEGLSVRQLKEILACNFVNYSGCCEKWELVEKVSRLYRESEENHKTQGEKMQLNDNDDNLCRICMDAVIDCVLLECGHMVTCTKCGKRMSECPICRQYVVRAVHVFKS, encoded by the exons GCGGGAGCTACTTCCATGTGGGCTTCCTGCTGTGGATTGCTGAATGAAGTCATGGGTACTGGGGCTGTCCGTGGCCAGCAGGCTGGCTTTGGGGGAGGTGCTGGCCCGTTCAGATTCGCACCAAATACAGACTTCTCAGCATATCCATCTCCAGCTGCAGCGGGCACTAATATAGTTTGCAAAGCCTGTGGactttccttttcagtttttaggaaaaaa cACGTGTGTTGTGACTGCAAGAAGGATTTTTGCTCAGTTTGTTCGGTCTTACAAGAGAATCTCAGAAGATGTTCCACTTGTCACTTGCTGCAAGAAACAGCCTTCCAGCGCCCTCAGTTAATGAGATTGAAAGTAAAGGATCTGCGTCAGTATCTAATTCTCAGAAACATACCGACAGATATgtgcagagagaaagaagacttGGTGGATCTTGTGCTGTGCCACCATGGATTAGGTTCGGAGGAGGATATGGACGCTAGTAGCTTGCATTCGTCACGGTCACAGACTTCAGGCTTTTTTACTCATCCATTTTCTATGTCTGTATCGGTGTCGTCTCAAGGAGAACTTGCAAACAGAAGGGGAAGCACAGGAAATGGAACACCTTTACGG GGACAAACTGAAACATCTTCTATAAAtaatgaagaagaagaaagtgcaGAAGAGCAG ACCCCTGGACTGTCCAGAAAGAGAGCGAGGGCGTCTTTGTCTGATATTTCAAGTCTGGAAGACATCGAAGGGTTGAGTGTTCGGCAGCTGAAGGAAATACTCGCGTGTAATTTTGTCAACTACTCGGGATGCTGTGAAAAATGGGAACTTGTGGAAAAAGTGAGCAGACTATACAGAGAGAGTGAAGAAAACCACAAGACAC AGGGTGAGAAGATGCAGCTGAATGACAACGACGATAACCTGTGTCGCATCTGCATGGACGCTGTGATCGACTGCGTCCTGCTGGAGTGCGGCCACATGGTCACTTGCACCAAGTGTGGCAAGAGGATGAGCGAGTGCCCCATCTGCCGACAGTACGTTGTACGGGCCGTGCACGTGTTCAAATCGTAA
- the RNF34 gene encoding E3 ubiquitin-protein ligase RNF34 isoform X2 → MKAGATSMWASCCGLLNEVMGTGAVRGQQAGFGGGAGPFRFAPNTDFSAYPSPAAAGTNIVCKACGLSFSVFRKKHVCCDCKKDFCSVCSVLQENLRRCSTCHLLQETAFQRPQLMRLKVKDLRQYLILRNIPTDMCREKEDLVDLVLCHHGLGSEEDMDASSLHSSRSQTSGFFTHPFSMSVSVSSQGELANRRGSTGNGTPLRTPGLSRKRARASLSDISSLEDIEGLSVRQLKEILACNFVNYSGCCEKWELVEKVSRLYRESEENHKTQGEKMQLNDNDDNLCRICMDAVIDCVLLECGHMVTCTKCGKRMSECPICRQYVVRAVHVFKS, encoded by the exons GCGGGAGCTACTTCCATGTGGGCTTCCTGCTGTGGATTGCTGAATGAAGTCATGGGTACTGGGGCTGTCCGTGGCCAGCAGGCTGGCTTTGGGGGAGGTGCTGGCCCGTTCAGATTCGCACCAAATACAGACTTCTCAGCATATCCATCTCCAGCTGCAGCGGGCACTAATATAGTTTGCAAAGCCTGTGGactttccttttcagtttttaggaaaaaa cACGTGTGTTGTGACTGCAAGAAGGATTTTTGCTCAGTTTGTTCGGTCTTACAAGAGAATCTCAGAAGATGTTCCACTTGTCACTTGCTGCAAGAAACAGCCTTCCAGCGCCCTCAGTTAATGAGATTGAAAGTAAAGGATCTGCGTCAGTATCTAATTCTCAGAAACATACCGACAGATATgtgcagagagaaagaagacttGGTGGATCTTGTGCTGTGCCACCATGGATTAGGTTCGGAGGAGGATATGGACGCTAGTAGCTTGCATTCGTCACGGTCACAGACTTCAGGCTTTTTTACTCATCCATTTTCTATGTCTGTATCGGTGTCGTCTCAAGGAGAACTTGCAAACAGAAGGGGAAGCACAGGAAATGGAACACCTTTACGG ACCCCTGGACTGTCCAGAAAGAGAGCGAGGGCGTCTTTGTCTGATATTTCAAGTCTGGAAGACATCGAAGGGTTGAGTGTTCGGCAGCTGAAGGAAATACTCGCGTGTAATTTTGTCAACTACTCGGGATGCTGTGAAAAATGGGAACTTGTGGAAAAAGTGAGCAGACTATACAGAGAGAGTGAAGAAAACCACAAGACAC AGGGTGAGAAGATGCAGCTGAATGACAACGACGATAACCTGTGTCGCATCTGCATGGACGCTGTGATCGACTGCGTCCTGCTGGAGTGCGGCCACATGGTCACTTGCACCAAGTGTGGCAAGAGGATGAGCGAGTGCCCCATCTGCCGACAGTACGTTGTACGGGCCGTGCACGTGTTCAAATCGTAA